TTACACCGTAGTTAAAGCCACTTTTATCATAGTTTTTCTCTTTAGATGGATCTAGCTTATAGCTTGTAAACCAGCTTCTTGAGACTGACAAGATAGTGCTAAAGTAGTCATTAAATTTAATATCATCAACAACAGAAATATTTTTCATATCGCTACTACTATTTTTATACCTACCACTTCCTTTTTTTACATGTGGATTATTAAATATTACTGGATGATATAAATTTGAGTTACCAAGTACTCTTTCTTCACCTCTATTTCTAGCACTATAAATAGTCCAGCGGTATCCATTTGTAGCTACGGCAAAATTATGTGATAAAGGACCTGTTTCAAAATTTGTCAAACCTTTTAAAAACCAGCTGTCTACATCAAATCTACCAGATGCACCACTACCACCACTTTTAGTAACTTCATAATCTCCATTTTGATTTAAGAATTTTCCATCGGTGCCATACATATCACGGATAGCCTTTTGCCACTGATAGCCACCTTCAAAATACCAGTTCTCTGTTGGAGCATATTTTAGTTTTACGCTAGCTGTCGTTGTTTTAAGGTGATTGCCACCAAAAGACTGCTCAAGTCCTCTTTTAGTATCTTTTACAGGGCTTGGTACATCAAAATTCGCCACTCCATTAGTTAATGGCATACTAAATCCACCCGGCATACCTGAATTTTTATGCTCGTAATGGCTAAAGTTTGTCTCAAGTGTTAAATTCTCTGTAAGGTAAAATCAAGTCCAAGTGAGGCTAAACGACGAGAAAAATTTACTATCTTTGGCATTCTTTTCACCGCCTGAATAGTAAAAGACACCTCTATATCCGACTTTTTCAAATTTATTTGAAGTATCAAGACCTAAGCCCAAATTTGACCTTGAGCTGTAATCAGTCCAGATGATATTTTGAAGCGGGACTGGGCGCTTACGAGAGTAGAGGAAATATCCAGAAGGCGTGGCACCACCATAAAGCGAGCCAGCAAGTCCGTTTTGGATTTGTAAGCTCTCAAACATCGCCATAGGTATAGCTGTGGTTGATGTAGAGTAAAAGCCGTCCCAAAGGACGTTACCTACGACTGAACCTTGAAAACCGCGAGTTTGCGGACGACCAACATCGCCACCGCCACGATATTGAATAGAAGCTGAAGGAAAGTACCTAACTGCATCTTCAAAACCTTGAACGCCTTGGTTATCAAGAACCTCTTTTGAGATCGTATTTACTTGATAAGGCATATCTAAAACTTTTTTGTCAGCCAAAGGACCAGCGGCTACTCTTTTGCTTAAAATTCCCTCATCGATACCACTCTCGCTGATGTTGTCACCAACTGAATTTACTTCGATACCCTCAAGTTTTGTCGTTTGCACAGCAAAAACTTGACTTAAAAAACCACTGCACATCAAAAGTGCAGCACATGTTGCAACCGAGATTTTGTAACTCAATTTTTACTCCTTTTATAAAAATTTTACATCTGAAATGTTACTAAAACGAAATATTAAATATAATTTATTAACTTATTAAATATTTAAAAATATATTTTATTTAAGAAAGCTAAAATAAGGCATCATAAGAACGATTTTTAAAAAATTTCATAGCTTTAGCAAGATAAATAAATACTATAAAATATAATCTTTTATATCGACAAATAATGCTTTAGGTTTTAAGAAAAGTAATAATTGATAAAAATATAATAAAGGCTAATTTTTTTATTTTTAGTAGGAATTTTGGCTAAAAATTAGCCAAAATTTATTCTAAAAGCTCTTTTGCGTATTTTAGACCTAGCTCGTAAGCTTTGGCATTTGCCTCTTTGACTTTCTCAGGCACGCTTGCTAGCATCTCTTCACGCACTAAATTTTCATCCATGCACTTGCTCATAGCCACAGCCACACCAAGGGCCACGACGCTTTGTGTGATGACATTTCCGACCTCGTCTTTTGCGATAGAGATGATAGGGATTTCATAAATTTTCCAGCGCTTTTTGTCTTCATCGCTCACTTTTACCAAATTTGGCTCGACAACGATCGCACCGCCCTCTTTCACACCGCTTTTAAAGGCGTTATAGCTTATCTGTGCAGTAGCAAGCATAAAGTCTATCTCGCCCTCGTTTGCATAAGGATATAAAATTTCTTTCTCGTCAAGTATGATATCGACCTTCGTTGGGCCGCCACGCACCTGAGATGTGTAGGTAGAGGCCTTCACACCGTATCCGCCAGCTTTTATCTTGGCAGCTGAGAGGATCTCGCCTGCTAGTATGACGCCCTGTCCGCCAACGCCGACAAATCTTAGTTGTGACTTCATGCTAGCTCCTCAAAATTTATCGCTTCATTGCTCATTGCAGCCCTTCTTACCATGTCGTAAGCCTTGGTGTATTCGATCTTTTCTTCATCTTTGTGAAGCACGCCAAGTGGGAAAATGCCCTTTTTTTCTTCGCCATCTAGCATGTCAAATTTGACCTTGCTAGTCGTGCGACCCTTTATCCACTCTAAATTTTTCACCGCCTCGCCCATTTTGTTCTTGCGGCCTAAATTTATGTGGCAGTTTGAAAATACATCAAAAAAGCTGTATCCATCGTGGCTAAAGCCCTCTACAAAGAGCTTTGTAAGCTTCTCTGGCTCGATGACGCTTCCACGCGCGACAAAGCTAGCTCCTGCGGCAGTTGCGAGCTTACAGGCGTCAAAGCTAGGATCGATGTTGCCGTATTGCGCTGTGACCGTCCACATGCCCTTTGGAGTGGTTGGGCTGGTTTGCGAGTTGGTTAGCGCATAGATGAAGTTGTTGATTAATATATGATTTAGCCCGATATTTCGGCGGCATCCATGTATCGTGTGGTTGCCTCCGATCGCTAGTCCGTCGCCGTCGCCAGTTACTACGATGACGTGCTTCTCTGGGTTTGCCATCTTTACGCCAGTAGCATATGCTACGGCTCTACCGTGAGTTGTGTGGATGGTATTGCAGTCAAGATATCCGCTAAAGCGGCCAGAGCAGCCTATGCCTGAGACCACGCAAACGTCGTTCATATCCCAGCCCATGGTATCGATAGCGCGGATAAGCGCTTTTAGTATGACGCCGTCGCCACAGCCCCAGCACCAAAGAGTAGGCATTTTATCTGTTCGTAAATATTTATCATAATTAAAAGCCATAAATTTCTCCTATTTTCGCCTCGATCTCGCTTGGGCTTATCGGCCTACCATTTGCTTTTAGCAGTTTTGCAAAGTCATCTCTTAAGGTGATCTTTGAAATTTCGCCACTATACTGACCTAAATTTAGCTCGCAGACTAAAATTTTCTTAAATTTATTTGATATCTCTTTTAGCTTTTTAGTTGGAGCTGGAAAAAGTGTGAGTGGCTTAAATAGCCCTACTTTTAGCCCTTTTTCACGTAAATTTAATATCGCTTGCTTGGCTGAAAGCGCCACACTACCAAAGGCGATGATACAAATTTCTGCGTCGTTAAGCATAAATTCTTCATATTTCTCGCACTCATCAGTGTGTAAATTTATCTTATTAAATAGCCTATTCATCGAGTATTCAACGATCTTTCCATCTTCTGTTGGAAAGCCAGTAGCTCCGTGATGAAGCCCTGTTATATGGTAGTGATAGCCTTTAAAGAAAGGATTTAGCGTGGCTGGCTCATCTGGTGCGGCCTCGTAAGGTTTATACTCTTTTGGCTCGCCACTAAATTCTCTTCTTTTATAAATTTCTAGCTCGCTAATCTCTGGCAAACGCACCCTTGCTTGCATATGGCCTATCGTCTCATCAAGTAGCAGCATAACTGGCGTCATAAACCTAGCTGCAAGGTTAAACGCACGCACAGTCTGCGTATAGCACTCCTCTAGACTGCTAGGGGCCAAAACAATCATATTTACATCGCCGTGAGTTGGGTTTTTAGCCTGCAAGATATCGCCTTGTGCGACGCGGGTTGGTAGGCCAGTTGAAGGGCCACCGCGCATGACATTTACTATGACGAGCGGTATCTCTGCGATAAAGCCAAGGCCTATTTGCTCAGCCTTTAGTGAAATTCCTGGACCAGAACTTGCAGTCATCGCCTTAGCGCCACTCGCACTTGCGCCAAGAGAAACTGAAATTCCAGCTATCTCATCTTCCATTTGTATAAATGTGCCGCCATGTTTTGGCAAAAGCACACTTAGCTCGTGGGCGATCTCGCTACTTGGAGTGATAGGATATCCGCCAAAGAAGTTACAGCCACACTCGACCGCAGCCCTTGCTACTAGGGCGTTTCCAGTTGATACTAGCTCTCTCATGCGCTCTCTCCAAGCTTTGCAAATTTATTTGCCTTTACGGCCGCAGCTCGCTCTTTGCTCTCAGCAGTTAGTTTTGCAAATTTAAAGCCTTTTTCAGCCACATAAATGGCAAAATCAGGACAGTGAAGCTCACAGTCGCGACAGCCTATACATGAGTCAGCATAGACGACCTCTATCATCTTACCAAGCACCGCCTTTGGCTCAAGCCTCATCGCTAGCACGCCTGCTGGGCAGTAGCTCACACAGACATCACAGGCTTTACACCTGCTCTCATCGACCCAAACAGGTACATTTTCTTTTATTATCATCTATATTCCTAATCCAAATTTTCTTTTAAAAATTTAATGTTTTTTCTAATATCAGCTTCGCTTTTACTTAGCTGCTCTTGCTCGCTTTCATTTATATTTAGCTCTAAAATTTCTTTTAAGCCCTCACGTCCAAGCCTTACTAGCCTGCCGCAACTTAGCTCATCATCAAGAAGCACGCTAGCACTTAAAATTTCATCACTCTTGCCCATGATCGCTTCACACATTTTCACAACTGCAGCCGCTGGTGCGTAGTAAGCTGAAGTGCCAAGAAGCTTAACGATCTTTGCGCCACCTGTGCTTGTCTCTTTTTTAAGAATTGCCAACTCATTTTCGTTTAAGCTTTCGCTAATGTTGCTAGCAGATACGATCATCTCGTCGTTGTGAGCACCAATTATCTTTGTCTTTAGCTCTTTTGCATCTTTATCTTTTAGAAGCGCTAGCTCATATCTGCATCTTGCGCCATCAAGCTCACCAGCCATGCCGATCACTTTATTTTTACTAAAACCACTAAATTTATGAGCCGTCCAGACCATCACATCAAGCGGATTTGTCACAACTATTATCACCGCATTTGGTGCAAATTTTGCGATATTTTGAGCTGTTTGTTTTACGACTACGGCGTTTTTAAGGAGCAAGTCCTCTCTTGTTTGACCCTCTTTTCTTGGGCTTCCAGCAGTTACCACTACGATATCACTGCCCTCTATTAGCATAAAGTCATCGCCACCGCAAACGGTAGTTTTAGCATTAAAAACGCAGCTTGACTGCGCTAGATCGATCGCTTTTGCACGTGCCACGTCACCAAATATATCCACAAGCGCGATCTCATCGCAAACTTCTCTCATACAAAGCGCATATGCTATGCTCGCACCGACGTTTCCAGCTCCAACTATACTTATTTTCATTTTCTCATCCTATTATTTGATTTAAAATTTTACTTGGTCTCATGACCTCATTTGCCCTCACTTCATCTGGCAAATAATATCCGCCAAATTCCACGCTTGCACCATCATCTTGTCTTATCTCTTTTAAAATTTCGCTCCCATTTTTTTCTAGCTCGTCTGCTAAATTTTCAAAATTTTCACTTAAAATTCCGCCACTTTTTGCCATCTCTCTTGCCCAAAATAGCGCTAGATAGAAGTGTGACTCCCTGGTATCAAGAGTGGCATTTGGCGTTTTGTTTTCATCTAGATAGCTAGCAACCGCTCTATTTAGCGCATCACTTAGCTCTTTTGCCTCTTTTTTTTGCTTAGCAAATGCTAGATGTTCAAGCGAAGCACTAAGCGCTAAAAACTCGCCTAAGCTATCCCAAAGTAGATGGTTTTTCTCTTTTAGCTCTTTTACAAGCGTTGGGGCCGTTCCGCCAGCACCTGTTTCAAACATCGCTCCACCAGCAAGTAGCGGCACAACTGAGAGCATTTTTGAGCTGCCACCTAGCTCAAAGATCGGAAAAAGATCGGTTAAATAATCTCTTAAAACGTTACCAGTTACGCTTATAACGTTTTTGCCAGCTCTTATTGCCTCAAGCGTTTTTGTAGTCGCTTGCTCGTAGTTTAAAATTTCAAATTTTACGCCAGCGTTAGCAAATTTCTCTTTAAATCTTTCAAATTTAGCTATCAAATTTCTATCATGTGCACGGCTGCTATCTAGCCAAAATATAAGCTCATCTTTTGAGATTTCGCCTCTTTTTAAAGCAAGCTCAAACCACGCATTTATCGCATCGTCTTTTGCCTGCGTCATCCTAAAAATATCGCCACTTTTGACGCTAAATTTAAAGACATTCTCGCCAGCCTCATCAAAAACTACAAATTCTCCATCCTCTTTTGCAATAAAGGTCTTATCGTGGCTGCCGTACTCCTCGGCCTTTTTAGCCATTAGTCCCACGTTTGCTACGCTGCCGATCTTGCTCACATCAAGCGCGCCATGCTCCTTAAAGTCCGCCACGCAGGCCTCATAAGCCCTAGCATAGGTCCTATCTGGGATCATGCAAAGCGAGAAATTTAGCTCGCCGCTTCTATCTTTTACTTTCCCTGAGTTTCTAATAAGCGCTGGCACAGAGGCATCGATGATGACGTCATTTGGCACGTCGAAGTTGCTAGCATTTTCATTTAGTGCCCAAATTTTTGCCTTTTTGCTCAAAATTTCATCAAATTTAGCCAAAATTTCATCTTTATTTTTAAGCTGTGAAATTTTAGAAAACATATCTTTTAAGCCATTTTTTGCCTCAACGCCGTGAGTTTTAAACTCATTGCCAAACAGCTCAAAAACATCTTTAAAATAGCTCTTTATCGCATGAGCAAAGATGACTGGATCGCTAACCTTCATCATCGTGCATTTTAGGTGCAGGCTCAAGGTCAAATTCTCTTTTTTTGCCTCTTCAAAACAGCTTTCATAAAATTTATCTAGCTCATCTACGCTTAAATATGTTGCATCTACAATCTCACCGCTTTGAACGGTAAGCTCTTTTAAAAGCTCTTTTTTACCCTCTTTACTTATGAAATTTACATAAAATTTCTCATCTTTGCTAGCGATTATTGAGCGCTCATTCTCATAAAAATCACCCTTTTGCATGTAGCAAATTTTTGTCTTATTTGCCTTGTCCCAGTCACCGTTGCTATGCGGATGTTTTTTGGCAAATTCTTTAACAGGTGATAAGACTCTTCTATCTGAGTTTCCTTGTCTTAGCACTGGATTTACTGCACTTCCTAGCACTTTTTGGTATTTTTTAGCAACCTCTTCGTCGTAGTCTGTGATGATTTCATCTGGATAAAAAGGCACATTTATGCCCTTACTTCTTAGCTCCTCTATCGCTGCTTTTAGCTGAACGAGCGTAGCTGAGATGTTTGGCAGTTTTATGATATTTGCTTCTTTATGACTGGTAAGCTCGCCTAAAAGTTCTAGCTCATCGGCCTTATTTAGTCCAAGCTCTTTGCTAAAAAGAGATAAAATTCTCCCAGCTAGGCTAATATCGGCCCTAGTTATGCTAATGTCAGCACGTGACAAAAAGCTCTTTACGATAGGAAAGAGAGAGTAGCTTGCAAAAAGCGGTGCCTCGTCAGTTTTTGTCCAGATAATGTCACTCATTTTAGCCCTTTTAATTTTTTAAAATTTATCACTTTCTTTATTAAATCTCGTTGTATTTTAGGCATTTGCCGCAAATTCTAGCTCTATTTTCCTATATTTTGGTTGTGCTCGCTTAAGGTTTTTGAAAAAATGTGTTTTTTCGCCTTTTTGTCAAGCACAAAGTATAAATAATCGCTCTTTGCAGGGTTTATCGCCGCCTTGATCGCACTTATCGAGACCGAGCAGACTGGACTTGGCGGAATACCGTCGTTTAGATAGGTATTAAACTCGCTCATATCACTTCTTATGCGCTCAGCCGTGATCACATCGTGTGAATAAATTCCATAGTTTAATGTGCCGTCCATTTGCAGCCTCATGCCTTTATTTAGGCGGTTATATATAACTGAAGCAACTAGTGGCATCTCAGCTTCATTTGCCGCTTCTTTTTGGATGATCGAAGCGATCGTTAAAATTTTAAACCATTTTTTCTCGTTGTATTCGCCAAAAATTTTATTGCTGATCTCGCTTTGAGCCTTTTTTGATGAATTTACAAGATAAAAAGCAAGGTGCCTTTCGCTGATGCCTATTGGAATTTTATATGTATTTGGCATCAAAAAGCCATCACTCACTGGAGCAAGAGCGTTATATTCGCTATTTAGCTTAATGGGATCAAGTCCTAGCTGGGCGGCGATCTGGTTTAAAAAAACGATAGTCGTTTCGCCTGGTATTAGCGTTATCTCAGTTAAAGCTGCTTTTGATTTTGCAAGTTTTTTTAAAAAATCAACCCTTGAAATTTTATCTTGGCCAATCTCTATCCAGCCAGATTGTGGAGAGCCGATAAAAAGTATGGCGTATTTGTCTATCACGCTTAAGTTAAAGTTGCGATTAGCTAAATAAGATATAATCTCGCCCACACTTCCCTTTGGTATAAAAACGACCTTGCTTGTGTTTATAGGGCGTGCCAAATAGACAAAAATACTTAGGAAAATGATGGCTACGATATCAAAAAAAATGTCTAAATATGGCTTTTTCATAAAATTTTTTATCATCTTGATTCTTTCATTTATCTTACTTTTAAAATACGGCATAAAAATTAACGATTTCGAGTTTTACGGCGTAAAATTGGAGCAATTATATATAAAATTAGATAAAAAAATAATTGCAAGAGCAAAGCAGATAAGGCTCCCAAATTTTAAGAAAGAAAGCAAGCAAAAAAGCAGCGATGAGCGCCTTTTAAATCTCAGTAAAAGCGTAGATTTTATAGATACGATTTTTCAAGAAATTTCACTTGAAAATGTGCAAATAGGCGATGATTTTAAACTAAA
This window of the Campylobacter concisus genome carries:
- a CDS encoding TonB-dependent receptor plug domain-containing protein, translated to MSYKISVATCAALLMCSGFLSQVFAVQTTKLEGIEVNSVGDNISESGIDEGILSKRVAAGPLADKKVLDMPYQVNTISKEVLDNQGVQGFEDAVRYFPSASIQYRGGGDVGRPQTRGFQGSVVGNVLWDGFYSTSTTAIPMAMFESLQIQNGLAGSLYGGATPSGYFLYSRKRPVPLQNIIWTDYSSRSNLGLGLDTSNKFEKVGYRGVFYYSGGEKNAKDSKFFSSFSLTWT
- a CDS encoding 2-oxoacid:acceptor oxidoreductase family protein yields the protein MKSQLRFVGVGGQGVILAGEILSAAKIKAGGYGVKASTYTSQVRGGPTKVDIILDEKEILYPYANEGEIDFMLATAQISYNAFKSGVKEGGAIVVEPNLVKVSDEDKKRWKIYEIPIISIAKDEVGNVITQSVVALGVAVAMSKCMDENLVREEMLASVPEKVKEANAKAYELGLKYAKELLE
- a CDS encoding 2-oxoglutarate ferredoxin oxidoreductase subunit beta; protein product: MAFNYDKYLRTDKMPTLWCWGCGDGVILKALIRAIDTMGWDMNDVCVVSGIGCSGRFSGYLDCNTIHTTHGRAVAYATGVKMANPEKHVIVVTGDGDGLAIGGNHTIHGCRRNIGLNHILINNFIYALTNSQTSPTTPKGMWTVTAQYGNIDPSFDACKLATAAGASFVARGSVIEPEKLTKLFVEGFSHDGYSFFDVFSNCHINLGRKNKMGEAVKNLEWIKGRTTSKVKFDMLDGEEKKGIFPLGVLHKDEEKIEYTKAYDMVRRAAMSNEAINFEELA
- a CDS encoding 2-oxoglutarate synthase subunit alpha — translated: MRELVSTGNALVARAAVECGCNFFGGYPITPSSEIAHELSVLLPKHGGTFIQMEDEIAGISVSLGASASGAKAMTASSGPGISLKAEQIGLGFIAEIPLVIVNVMRGGPSTGLPTRVAQGDILQAKNPTHGDVNMIVLAPSSLEECYTQTVRAFNLAARFMTPVMLLLDETIGHMQARVRLPEISELEIYKRREFSGEPKEYKPYEAAPDEPATLNPFFKGYHYHITGLHHGATGFPTEDGKIVEYSMNRLFNKINLHTDECEKYEEFMLNDAEICIIAFGSVALSAKQAILNLREKGLKVGLFKPLTLFPAPTKKLKEISNKFKKILVCELNLGQYSGEISKITLRDDFAKLLKANGRPISPSEIEAKIGEIYGF
- a CDS encoding 4Fe-4S dicluster domain-containing protein encodes the protein MIIKENVPVWVDESRCKACDVCVSYCPAGVLAMRLEPKAVLGKMIEVVYADSCIGCRDCELHCPDFAIYVAEKGFKFAKLTAESKERAAAVKANKFAKLGESA
- a CDS encoding lactate/malate family dehydrogenase; amino-acid sequence: MKISIVGAGNVGASIAYALCMREVCDEIALVDIFGDVARAKAIDLAQSSCVFNAKTTVCGGDDFMLIEGSDIVVVTAGSPRKEGQTREDLLLKNAVVVKQTAQNIAKFAPNAVIIVVTNPLDVMVWTAHKFSGFSKNKVIGMAGELDGARCRYELALLKDKDAKELKTKIIGAHNDEMIVSASNISESLNENELAILKKETSTGGAKIVKLLGTSAYYAPAAAVVKMCEAIMGKSDEILSASVLLDDELSCGRLVRLGREGLKEILELNINESEQEQLSKSEADIRKNIKFLKENLD
- a CDS encoding NADP-dependent isocitrate dehydrogenase is translated as MSDIIWTKTDEAPLFASYSLFPIVKSFLSRADISITRADISLAGRILSLFSKELGLNKADELELLGELTSHKEANIIKLPNISATLVQLKAAIEELRSKGINVPFYPDEIITDYDEEVAKKYQKVLGSAVNPVLRQGNSDRRVLSPVKEFAKKHPHSNGDWDKANKTKICYMQKGDFYENERSIIASKDEKFYVNFISKEGKKELLKELTVQSGEIVDATYLSVDELDKFYESCFEEAKKENLTLSLHLKCTMMKVSDPVIFAHAIKSYFKDVFELFGNEFKTHGVEAKNGLKDMFSKISQLKNKDEILAKFDEILSKKAKIWALNENASNFDVPNDVIIDASVPALIRNSGKVKDRSGELNFSLCMIPDRTYARAYEACVADFKEHGALDVSKIGSVANVGLMAKKAEEYGSHDKTFIAKEDGEFVVFDEAGENVFKFSVKSGDIFRMTQAKDDAINAWFELALKRGEISKDELIFWLDSSRAHDRNLIAKFERFKEKFANAGVKFEILNYEQATTKTLEAIRAGKNVISVTGNVLRDYLTDLFPIFELGGSSKMLSVVPLLAGGAMFETGAGGTAPTLVKELKEKNHLLWDSLGEFLALSASLEHLAFAKQKKEAKELSDALNRAVASYLDENKTPNATLDTRESHFYLALFWAREMAKSGGILSENFENLADELEKNGSEILKEIRQDDGASVEFGGYYLPDEVRANEVMRPSKILNQIIG
- the mltG gene encoding endolytic transglycosylase MltG, with amino-acid sequence MIKNFMKKPYLDIFFDIVAIIFLSIFVYLARPINTSKVVFIPKGSVGEIISYLANRNFNLSVIDKYAILFIGSPQSGWIEIGQDKISRVDFLKKLAKSKAALTEITLIPGETTIVFLNQIAAQLGLDPIKLNSEYNALAPVSDGFLMPNTYKIPIGISERHLAFYLVNSSKKAQSEISNKIFGEYNEKKWFKILTIASIIQKEAANEAEMPLVASVIYNRLNKGMRLQMDGTLNYGIYSHDVITAERIRSDMSEFNTYLNDGIPPSPVCSVSISAIKAAINPAKSDYLYFVLDKKAKKHIFSKTLSEHNQNIGK